The sequence GGTGAAGGCTTCAGCCAGCAGCAAAAGAGTGGCCAGGGACTTCTCATACCAGAGATAGTCGGCCTCCAGCAGGAGCGCGGTTCGCACCATCAGGTAGAGGAACGTGGCGATCATGCACGCCAGAAGCGCCATGCTCACCAATGGTCCGAGAATCGTCGCGGCTTTCGACACGCTTCCTCCTAGAACCTGTATGTCAGCCCGGTCCAGGCCCCCAGGGCGTCCCATTGCTGGGAACGGTGGATCAATCCCTTGAGGCTTAACGACCATCGGTCGGAAAAGTCATTCACGTACTCAGCTTCCAACCGCCAGAACGGATTGTTGTCGGTGTCTGTACCGCCGGAAAACTGTAGGCCGTAGAAATGTTGCCGCGCACCGCAGAAGAAATCCTTGGCCAGGTCGTGGCGCCAGCCAAGCGTCATGGCCCCGGAGTAGTACCGTTGCGGGGTCCAGTAGGGATGGATGATGGTGATCAGATTTCCGTCCACGTAGACGAACTTGTTCATATCCCGGGTGTCGCGGTATTCGCCGGTGGCGGTGAGCTTCAACTCGTGCGGATGATCGGTGAGGGTGACCCCGGCGTCGGCCTTGAGATGCGTCCCCTGGTTGCCATCACTGTAGTTCTGGTAGCGGCCCTGGAAGGAGAACTCCACGCGCCGGGTGGGCTGCAGCAGGACACTCGCGCCCCAGTTGTCGATCTGTATGCCCTGGGCGAGGCTCATGTCGTTGGTTATCTCGTCCGTGCGTTGGTAGAAGACTGCCAGTCTGGCCACGTCGCGCAGGTTGGCTTCTATGCGCGCCAGCCCGGAATACAAAGGGCGAAGGCCTGCATCGAAATACTGCTTGTTGGTGAAGGAAAAATCACCCGAGAGCCATTGGTTCACCTTGCCACCCGCCCCGACGGTCTGACCCTCGGCCAGGTAGGAGCCGTCGAAGCGGCGTACCGGTATCCGGGTTTGCCCTTGCCCCTGACTCTGCTGGGCTTCCTTGGGAGTCTTTGGGTCTTCCAACCAGAGGTTCTGGGCCGCACGGAGATAGTAGCGGCCCTCGATGGGGACATTGACCTCCATATCCCAGCGGTAACGCGTGATCTGGGCCAGGCGTCCTGATTTGCCGTCCTCGTCCCACGCCGAAAAGCTTGCCTTGACAGACGTGGCGTTTCGCCAACGCAGCCGGTCCACTGCCTGGCCGGCCATGGTGTGCCGGGGGTCGACTGCCAGGAGGCGCCGGTAGGTGGCTTCCTCCTCGTCGCACAGTCCCAGGGCGCAGGCAGCCTGGGCTCTGTCGAAAAGGGCCTCCTGGTTGCCGGGCTCAATAGAGAGGAGTTTGTCATTGGCGTCTTTGGCGTTTGAGAACCGGCGTTCAAAGCCCTCCATCTTGGCTGTGCGTTCAAGTTCGGCAGATTGACGCACTTTGTCAGGGTAGTTGCCCTTTTCCAGGGAGGAATACAGGGCCACGGCTTGAGTTGGCTTTTTGCCCCATACGGCCGTTCGCGCTTCCTCTCGAAGCGGAACTGGATCCTCCGGCCTCATACGGTGCAGAGCGTCATAGGCGGCCAGGGATTCGTCATAGCGTTTTGCCCAGCCAAGCACTCGGGCCCTTGTCAGGAGAACCTTGGAGACGCCGGGGTTATCCTTGGCGAGTTGGTCAAGAATCGCCAGCGCCTCGCCATACCAGCCTGTTGTGGCAAGCAGTTCCGCCAGGCCCATCTGGGCTTGGAAATTTTCAGGATCCCGTTTCAGAGCTTTTCTATACAGGCGTCCGGCCGCTTCAAAGCGGCCATCGGTTTTCAGTTCCGAAGCGAAGGTGCTCAGACCCGAAGAATCGTCCGGAAGCACGGAATCTTGTTCCCCTGAGATCTTCCAGACTGCCCAGGGATCTGGCGGCTCCATACCAGCCGCGCGCCGGTAAGCCGCAACCGCCTGTTCCGTCTGTCCCTTGCGTTGAAACAAGTCTCCCAGACGGCTGAAGTCCTCCGGGACGGCTCCGGGCCTCTCGGTTGCGGCTGACGCGGCGATCAGTGCGCCCTCCAGATCGCCCGAATCCGATTTGGCCTGCGCTTCCAATCGAAGGGCATCCACAAATCCCGGGGCTCTCTGGGACATACGTCCGGCAAGTTCCAAGGCGGCTGACGGGTTCTTCTCCAGAAGACGCAGCTTGGCCAACCCGGCCAGGGATTTCATGTCGTTTGCATCAGTCGAGAGAAGCTTGTCATAGAGAATAGCCGCTTCCTCGTACCTTTGCGCTCCACTGAGCACGGAAGCGAGCTTGAGGCTCAGTTCACGCGCATTGCCTCGGGTGGCGATTTCGGCTCGTACGGCATCTTCGGCCCGGTGGAAATCGCCCCAGGCGATGGACCGGTCGCCGTGTACCGCCCTGGCTTTTCCGGTTGGATCAAGAATTTCAGCCCGTTCAAACAACCCCCTGGCATCCTTTGCGTGCCCCATCCCTGCCTGGATGTCTGCCGCAGTCAGGAGAATATCCACATCATGAGGTCTTTTCGCCAGCAGCCCGGCAACCAGTCCGGCGGCCTGCTCCCGGTTCCCGGTGGCAGCCAGGGCCTGGGCAAACAGAACAGCTACTCCAGTGTCCTCAGGTTTTACGGCATGCAGGTGCCTGAGAAGTGGCAATGCCGCGCGCTGCCTCCCGGACCAACTGAGGGCCTGGGCCAG is a genomic window of Desulfovibrio sp. containing:
- a CDS encoding tetratricopeptide repeat protein, whose product is MNVKRWSYPFGLPTGVLVAALLLGPVCPDVPALAQTDSLVPAGDEINDTEARFELARLLSRNESTLDQAVTEYRRVLAASPGDSRAILELADVLARMRRYQDALKLLESITLGSTPRPESVSLLGDIRLYSGDIPGAVQAYSKAYSLKPTLPGLELKLAQALSWSGRQRAALPLLRHLHAVKPEDTGVAVLFAQALAATGNREQAAGLVAGLLAKRPHDVDILLTAADIQAGMGHAKDARGLFERAEILDPTGKARAVHGDRSIAWGDFHRAEDAVRAEIATRGNARELSLKLASVLSGAQRYEEAAILYDKLLSTDANDMKSLAGLAKLRLLEKNPSAALELAGRMSQRAPGFVDALRLEAQAKSDSGDLEGALIAASAATERPGAVPEDFSRLGDLFQRKGQTEQAVAAYRRAAGMEPPDPWAVWKISGEQDSVLPDDSSGLSTFASELKTDGRFEAAGRLYRKALKRDPENFQAQMGLAELLATTGWYGEALAILDQLAKDNPGVSKVLLTRARVLGWAKRYDESLAAYDALHRMRPEDPVPLREEARTAVWGKKPTQAVALYSSLEKGNYPDKVRQSAELERTAKMEGFERRFSNAKDANDKLLSIEPGNQEALFDRAQAACALGLCDEEEATYRRLLAVDPRHTMAGQAVDRLRWRNATSVKASFSAWDEDGKSGRLAQITRYRWDMEVNVPIEGRYYLRAAQNLWLEDPKTPKEAQQSQGQGQTRIPVRRFDGSYLAEGQTVGAGGKVNQWLSGDFSFTNKQYFDAGLRPLYSGLARIEANLRDVARLAVFYQRTDEITNDMSLAQGIQIDNWGASVLLQPTRRVEFSFQGRYQNYSDGNQGTHLKADAGVTLTDHPHELKLTATGEYRDTRDMNKFVYVDGNLITIIHPYWTPQRYYSGAMTLGWRHDLAKDFFCGARQHFYGLQFSGGTDTDNNPFWRLEAEYVNDFSDRWSLSLKGLIHRSQQWDALGAWTGLTYRF